One part of the Anaerofustis stercorihominis DSM 17244 genome encodes these proteins:
- a CDS encoding iron-sulfur cluster assembly scaffold protein: MIYTTEVENMCVVKKGANHGPAPIPEEGKWVQSKEIKDISGLTHGVGWCAPQQGACKLTLNIKDGIIEEALVETLGCSGMTHSAAMASEILIGKTLLEALNTDLVCDAINTAMRELFLQIVYGRSQSAFSEGGLAIGAGLEDLGKGHRSQTGTCYATTKKGPRYLELSEGYITEIGLDKNDEIIGYKYVNLGVMMQNIKKGVDAMEAIEKASGKYGRFDEAVKTIDPRNE, encoded by the coding sequence ATGATTTATACAACAGAAGTAGAAAACATGTGCGTAGTTAAAAAAGGCGCAAATCATGGCCCTGCACCTATTCCTGAAGAAGGAAAATGGGTACAGTCAAAAGAAATCAAAGATATCAGCGGTCTTACACACGGTGTTGGTTGGTGTGCACCTCAACAAGGAGCTTGTAAACTGACTTTAAACATTAAAGACGGTATAATCGAAGAAGCTTTGGTTGAAACTCTTGGATGTTCGGGAATGACACATTCAGCTGCTATGGCAAGCGAAATCTTAATCGGTAAAACTTTACTTGAAGCTTTAAACACAGACCTTGTCTGTGATGCTATCAACACAGCTATGAGAGAATTATTCTTGCAAATAGTTTACGGCAGATCTCAATCAGCATTCTCTGAAGGCGGTCTTGCAATCGGAGCAGGTCTTGAAGACTTAGGTAAAGGACACAGAAGTCAAACAGGTACTTGCTATGCAACAACTAAAAAAGGACCTAGATACTTAGAATTATCTGAAGGTTACATAACAGAAATCGGTTTGGATAAAAACGATGAAATCATCGGTTACAAATATGTAAACCTAGGTGTTATGATGCAAAACATTAAAAAAGGTGTCGACGCTATGGAAGCTATCGAAAAAGCCAGCGGTAAATATGGCAGATTCGATGAAGCGGTAAAAACTATCGACCCAAGAAACGAGTAG
- a CDS encoding metal-dependent transcriptional regulator yields MKTKESQENYLETILILQKRKGNVRSIDIANELDFSRPSVSRAIKLIKEKGYITVDESGLIKLTEEGKEVAGAVYEKHVTLGKFLITLGVEEKIAMEDACRMEHVISTDSFEKIKAHAKKCMEK; encoded by the coding sequence ATGAAGACAAAGGAATCACAAGAAAACTATTTAGAAACAATACTTATTTTACAAAAGAGAAAGGGCAATGTTAGGTCTATAGATATAGCAAACGAACTTGATTTTTCCAGACCCAGTGTATCGAGAGCCATAAAACTGATCAAAGAAAAGGGATATATAACAGTTGATGAAAGCGGACTTATAAAACTTACCGAAGAAGGTAAAGAGGTTGCCGGTGCGGTTTACGAAAAGCATGTCACTCTTGGGAAATTTTTAATAACTTTGGGCGTAGAAGAAAAAATTGCAATGGAAGATGCATGCAGAATGGAACATGTGATAAGTACTGACAGTTTTGAAAAAATCAAAGCACATGCCAAGAAATGTATGGAAAAATAA
- a CDS encoding FeoB-associated Cys-rich membrane protein — translation MNLSSYIILGIILILFLFALIKVIKNRGKCSCGCDDCPSRGSCHEEKKEK, via the coding sequence ATGAATTTAAGTTCTTATATAATACTTGGAATAATTTTAATTTTGTTTTTATTTGCATTAATAAAAGTTATAAAAAACAGGGGGAAGTGCAGCTGCGGTTGTGATGACTGTCCGAGCAGGGGGAGTTGTCATGAGGAGAAGAAAGAGAAGTGA
- a CDS encoding Ig-like domain-containing protein, whose protein sequence is MKKLTKIITMLLAVLMILTSVPINVFASENKTFNDINTQSMEDDKEIVIEEEKEEVSSDRGEKEEVKSNEEKSTVKEETKKEVKESSDKDENKTSKESSIPKTKKTLSKSARAVSSINIEKVKYDGEEHDIEIIDGVKTIKVGKPNIKIELIYSYEGTGSCMISSGDNYKIAFIGDGEEYRSIDIGSKMYLYIGNEKGTTVETISDENYNIKDTIKIIAEDNIPTTGIALKQSDITLERTKTYQLKENIEPWNASNTTVTWSSDDPTVASVDSKGKVTAKKSRQCGYNSDKL, encoded by the coding sequence ATGAAAAAGCTAACAAAAATAATAACAATGTTATTGGCAGTATTGATGATTTTAACATCGGTTCCGATAAATGTTTTTGCTTCTGAAAATAAAACATTTAATGACATCAATACTCAAAGTATGGAAGATGATAAAGAAATAGTTATCGAAGAAGAAAAAGAAGAAGTTTCTTCCGATAGGGGAGAGAAAGAAGAAGTTAAATCTAACGAAGAGAAGTCTACCGTAAAAGAAGAAACAAAAAAGGAAGTAAAAGAATCTTCCGATAAAGATGAAAATAAAACTAGTAAAGAATCATCTATACCTAAAACTAAGAAAACTTTAAGCAAAAGTGCAAGAGCTGTTTCTTCCATAAATATAGAAAAAGTCAAATATGACGGAGAAGAACACGATATAGAAATCATAGACGGTGTTAAAACAATCAAAGTTGGAAAACCAAATATAAAAATAGAACTCATTTATTCATATGAAGGCACCGGATCCTGTATGATAAGTTCCGGCGATAATTATAAAATTGCTTTTATAGGTGATGGAGAAGAATATAGGTCAATAGATATAGGAAGTAAGATGTATCTTTATATCGGAAATGAAAAAGGTACTACAGTAGAAACAATAAGTGATGAAAATTATAATATTAAAGATACTATAAAAATTATTGCAGAAGATAATATCCCAACAACCGGAATAGCATTAAAACAAAGCGATATCACATTAGAAAGAACAAAGACTTACCAATTAAAAGAAAATATCGAGCCTTGGAACGCAAGCAATACTACTGTAACATGGTCTAGTGACGATCCGACAGTTGCAAGCGTTGATTCTAAAGGTAAAGTAACAGCAAAAAAAAGTAGGCAGTGCGGTTATAACAGCGACAAACTCTAA
- a CDS encoding Ig-like domain-containing protein, which produces MKLKKMSASAYVEFTNFSNFKKGLIGSKKKISVKLNPSSPTDNKVYYKSSNKKVATVNSKGTVTAKGYGMCNITVTTRAKVKGKKIKKTVPVYVNGGKYYYVNGWKMSIVLNEVNKRRKAKGYSPLVWTNSSYENKRVRSWTNRFYSWTDNKFYKMGEKDLRNVHDDNWIDKHISGQQFSESVGTIGSKNSYKTQKQRDSRLKSSTNRIIVHDNKIVTNKNIKYFVAWHCNGKYYNFSNIRSY; this is translated from the coding sequence GTGAAATTAAAGAAAATGTCAGCTTCAGCTTACGTTGAATTTACTAACTTCTCTAATTTCAAAAAAGGACTTATCGGTTCTAAGAAGAAGATAAGCGTTAAATTGAATCCTTCATCGCCTACGGATAACAAAGTATATTACAAATCTTCAAATAAGAAAGTTGCTACAGTAAATTCAAAAGGAACAGTAACAGCTAAGGGTTATGGTATGTGTAATATAACCGTAACTACTCGTGCGAAAGTTAAAGGCAAAAAAATCAAGAAGACAGTTCCGGTATATGTAAACGGCGGTAAGTATTACTACGTTAACGGTTGGAAGATGTCTATAGTATTAAACGAAGTAAACAAAAGAAGAAAAGCTAAAGGATATTCACCGCTTGTATGGACAAATTCATCTTATGAAAATAAAAGAGTAAGATCATGGACTAATAGATTTTATTCATGGACGGATAATAAGTTTTATAAAATGGGAGAAAAAGATTTAAGAAATGTACATGATGATAATTGGATAGATAAGCATATAAGTGGACAGCAGTTTAGTGAAAGTGTAGGAACAATAGGTAGTAAAAATTCTTATAAAACACAAAAACAAAGGGATTCTAGATTAAAAAGTTCTACAAATAGAATTATAGTACATGATAATAAGATAGTAACAAATAAAAATATTAAATACTTTGTTGCATGGCATTGTAATGGTAAATATTATAATTTTAGTAATATAAGAAGTTACTAA
- a CDS encoding helix-turn-helix domain-containing protein has protein sequence MNNIKIGNLIKTLRIKKDMTQKEIGDMLNVSDKTISKWETGNGLPDISILSSLSEVLDTQIDYLLTGEISTNDNKGGNMKNTKFYVCDKCDNIIISTNEINASCCSSPLKELNVSDSLDKELIKVDFIDNEFYVHMDHAMTKENYISFIAYVTYDKVYLNKLYPEGNAEARFRYSGRGIFYAYSKTEGLYMKKY, from the coding sequence ATGAATAATATAAAAATAGGAAACTTGATAAAAACTTTAAGAATAAAAAAGGATATGACTCAAAAAGAGATAGGAGATATGCTAAACGTAAGCGACAAGACAATATCAAAATGGGAAACGGGAAACGGACTTCCGGATATAAGCATTTTAAGCTCTTTGTCCGAAGTACTTGACACTCAAATAGATTATTTACTTACGGGAGAAATAAGTACAAACGATAATAAAGGAGGAAATATGAAAAACACCAAGTTTTATGTCTGCGATAAATGTGACAATATAATAATAAGCACAAATGAAATAAATGCTTCATGCTGTTCTTCCCCGCTGAAAGAACTTAATGTAAGCGATAGTTTGGATAAAGAACTTATCAAAGTAGATTTTATCGATAATGAATTCTATGTTCATATGGACCATGCAATGACCAAAGAAAACTATATATCATTCATTGCATATGTGACCTATGACAAAGTATATCTAAATAAACTATATCCTGAAGGCAATGCAGAAGCAAGGTTCAGATACTCCGGTCGTGGGATATTTTACGCATACTCAAAAACGGAGGGACTATATATGAAGAAGTACTGA
- a CDS encoding flavodoxin: MKKIAVVYWSGTGNTEAMADMVKAGLEEAGSQADIFMSADFSGDMVENYDGIAFGCPSMGSEQLEESEFEPMFMDVESKLSGKNIALFGSYGWGDGEWMRNWEDMCKEDGANLTSESVICCGAPDDSINDDLKNLGKSLA; this comes from the coding sequence ATGAAAAAAATAGCAGTTGTATACTGGAGCGGAACAGGTAACACCGAAGCAATGGCTGATATGGTCAAAGCAGGTCTCGAAGAAGCGGGAAGTCAGGCAGATATTTTCATGTCTGCGGATTTCAGCGGTGATATGGTTGAAAACTACGACGGGATCGCCTTCGGATGTCCTTCTATGGGAAGCGAACAGCTGGAAGAAAGTGAATTTGAACCGATGTTCATGGATGTTGAAAGCAAGTTAAGCGGAAAAAATATAGCTTTATTCGGTTCTTACGGCTGGGGCGACGGAGAATGGATGAGAAATTGGGAAGATATGTGTAAAGAAGACGGTGCAAACCTTACATCAGAAAGCGTGATTTGCTGCGGAGCTCCCGATGACAGCATCAATGATGATTTAAAGAATTTGGGTAAATCTCTTGCATAA
- a CDS encoding DUF3793 family protein, with amino-acid sequence MILFEKYLIEHCSPTLGGLKTANLFNYPYDDETALKADVKKWNRELNKKGIILEIIKQNTDTALIYVYRVKKLREDINNENAKKFLYKYGYEDFNTYYMIKRLKTRLRESEEFPHEIGMFLGYPLEDVKGFIENAGQNSKCSGCWKVYCNECEAVKIFNKFNKCKKIYSKLFLSGSTISKLTVSIQNKK; translated from the coding sequence ATGATTTTGTTTGAGAAATATTTAATTGAGCATTGTTCCCCCACTCTCGGCGGTCTAAAGACTGCAAATTTGTTCAACTATCCATATGATGACGAGACAGCACTCAAAGCCGACGTAAAGAAATGGAACAGAGAATTAAACAAGAAAGGAATAATCCTTGAAATAATCAAACAAAACACTGACACTGCTCTTATATATGTTTACAGAGTAAAGAAACTCAGAGAAGATATAAATAATGAAAATGCAAAAAAATTTTTATATAAGTACGGATATGAAGATTTTAATACATATTACATGATAAAAAGATTAAAAACAAGACTTAGGGAAAGCGAAGAATTTCCCCATGAAATAGGAATGTTTTTAGGATATCCCCTTGAGGATGTCAAAGGATTTATAGAAAATGCCGGACAAAACAGTAAGTGCTCGGGATGCTGGAAAGTGTACTGCAACGAATGTGAAGCGGTTAAGATATTCAATAAATTTAACAAATGCAAAAAAATATATTCTAAGCTTTTTTTAAGCGGCAGTACGATATCAAAGCTTACCGTAAGCATTCAAAATAAAAAATAA
- a CDS encoding GNAT family N-acetyltransferase: MKIREIKEEEISSALGLVWKVFLKYEAPSYPNEGIEEFKSFLNSSEEISKLNIYACFKDEEIIGVIAIRESHISLFFVDDKYHRTGIGRKLFDYIRSIVSHDITVNSSPYAVEVYHKLGFTDTDKEQMSNGIIYTPMIYKGI, from the coding sequence ATGAAGATAAGGGAAATAAAAGAAGAGGAGATTTCCTCGGCTCTTGGTTTGGTATGGAAAGTATTCTTGAAATACGAAGCACCTTCTTATCCAAATGAGGGAATAGAGGAATTTAAAAGCTTTTTAAACAGCAGTGAAGAAATATCCAAGTTAAATATATACGCTTGTTTTAAGGATGAAGAAATTATAGGTGTAATTGCTATTAGAGAAAGTCATATATCTCTATTTTTTGTTGATGACAAATATCATAGAACAGGTATAGGAAGAAAGTTATTTGATTATATAAGAAGTATTGTTAGTCATGATATTACGGTAAATTCTTCACCATATGCTGTGGAAGTATACCATAAGCTTGGTTTTACCGATACCGATAAGGAACAAATGTCAAATGGGATAATATATACTCCCATGATTTATAAAGGAATATGA
- a CDS encoding alpha/beta fold hydrolase → MSYFKYKNKNVYYCEIGNGKPVMFLHGNGVSSKMFKPILSLYKNNFKVILIDFLGCGKSDRVEKFDTDLWIDQGKQVTKLIKHLGYDKVSLMGTSGGAWAAINAALYCPKLINKVVADSFDGRKLGDTFKEDLIEERRNAKKSIFTKCFYKWCHGKDWENAVDSDTEVLIKMSAEDVPLFYRPIKE, encoded by the coding sequence ATGTCATATTTTAAATATAAAAACAAGAATGTATATTACTGCGAAATAGGTAATGGGAAACCGGTAATGTTCCTTCACGGTAATGGGGTATCTTCAAAGATGTTTAAGCCTATCTTATCTCTGTATAAAAATAATTTTAAGGTCATTCTTATAGATTTTTTAGGCTGTGGTAAATCGGATAGGGTAGAAAAGTTCGATACTGATTTATGGATAGATCAGGGGAAGCAAGTTACTAAACTTATAAAGCATCTGGGGTACGATAAAGTAAGTCTTATGGGAACCAGCGGAGGTGCATGGGCGGCAATAAATGCGGCGCTTTACTGTCCTAAGCTAATAAATAAAGTAGTTGCAGACAGCTTTGACGGAAGAAAACTAGGCGATACTTTTAAAGAAGATTTGATAGAAGAAAGAAGAAATGCAAAGAAAAGTATTTTTACTAAATGCTTTTATAAATGGTGTCATGGTAAAGATTGGGAAAATGCAGTGGACTCTGACACAGAGGTGCTTATAAAAATGTCTGCGGAAGATGTTCCTTTATTTTATAGACCTATAAAGGAATGA
- a CDS encoding helix-turn-helix transcriptional regulator produces MENKVEELRKKIGLNQENFAKQLSVSRQTISSIENGKYNPSLELAFEIADFFDKRIEEVFIHERKDDKHEKE; encoded by the coding sequence TTGGAAAACAAAGTAGAAGAATTAAGGAAGAAGATTGGATTAAATCAGGAGAATTTTGCAAAACAGCTCAGTGTGTCGAGGCAGACTATAAGTTCCATAGAAAATGGGAAGTATAATCCTTCTCTCGAATTGGCTTTTGAAATTGCGGATTTCTTTGATAAAAGGATAGAAGAAGTTTTTATACATGAAAGGAAAGATGATAAACATGAAAAAGAATAA
- a CDS encoding damage-control phosphatase ARMT1 family protein, giving the protein MPASEACLECNRKRYTKFANDNIDKDKIANFLEEVEEAIVKAPYQELESTWERIARKYVKSDDIHKKEKEMYQQCILSMKDDIEKMLDESDDIINDAIKFAIAGNVIDFATRPDLTLEELKEVINGVKNIKFDEELYSKFIEELENAKEVVILLDNVGEVVLDSLLCKKLKTVYPDKHITVVPASYPISSDTTAKEAYESGIADYADIVPNGNDIVGTYLPKCSKECIDVLDRADIIISKGMANFEVMSGSKYNVYYFFLCKCKFYCEALDAEMMQEMFISDKYSNVGKRMEKTWKELGRTDE; this is encoded by the coding sequence ATGCCTGCTAGTGAAGCGTGTCTTGAATGTAACAGAAAAAGATATACCAAGTTTGCAAATGACAATATCGATAAAGATAAAATAGCGAACTTTTTAGAAGAAGTGGAAGAAGCGATAGTCAAAGCTCCTTATCAGGAACTTGAATCTACCTGGGAAAGGATTGCGAGAAAGTATGTAAAAAGCGATGATATACATAAGAAAGAAAAAGAAATGTATCAGCAGTGCATACTGTCTATGAAAGACGATATCGAAAAAATGCTTGATGAAAGCGACGATATAATAAACGATGCCATTAAGTTTGCGATAGCCGGGAATGTAATAGACTTTGCTACAAGACCGGACCTTACTTTGGAGGAACTTAAAGAAGTCATAAACGGAGTAAAGAATATCAAATTCGACGAAGAATTATATTCGAAATTTATAGAAGAACTAGAAAACGCAAAAGAAGTCGTTATACTTCTGGATAATGTGGGAGAAGTTGTTTTGGATTCTCTCTTATGTAAAAAGCTTAAGACGGTTTATCCCGATAAGCATATAACGGTTGTGCCCGCATCTTATCCCATTTCAAGCGATACAACAGCTAAAGAAGCTTATGAAAGCGGTATAGCCGATTATGCGGATATAGTACCAAACGGTAATGATATAGTAGGTACATATCTGCCAAAATGCTCAAAAGAATGTATTGACGTTTTGGATAGAGCTGATATAATAATCTCTAAAGGCATGGCGAATTTCGAAGTCATGTCGGGAAGTAAATATAATGTATATTACTTCTTCTTATGCAAATGTAAATTTTACTGTGAAGCGCTGGACGCTGAAATGATGCAGGAAATGTTTATAAGTGATAAATATTCCAACGTAGGAAAAAGAATGGAAAAAACATGGAAGGAATTAGGAAGAACAGATGAATAA
- the hxlB gene encoding 6-phospho-3-hexuloisomerase, producing MNKRREVANELVELMDKVSDEQIEKFEEVLEGANRIFTSGMGRSGFMMRGFAMRLMHMGYKTYVVGETTTPAILEGDLLVLGSGSGKTSGLVAMAKKAKEMGAKIALISSNDKDGIAELADVVITVGAQTKDKSDSGSSIQPMGTLFEQGLLLVCDSVILDIMEDLDTDGAEMYKNHANLE from the coding sequence ATGAATAAAAGAAGAGAAGTAGCAAATGAATTAGTAGAATTAATGGATAAAGTAAGCGATGAACAAATAGAAAAATTCGAAGAAGTTTTGGAAGGTGCCAACAGGATCTTTACATCTGGAATGGGCAGAAGCGGATTTATGATGAGAGGTTTCGCAATGAGACTTATGCATATGGGATATAAGACATATGTGGTAGGAGAAACTACTACTCCGGCAATCCTTGAAGGTGATTTGCTTGTACTCGGTTCAGGTTCCGGTAAGACTTCAGGACTTGTGGCAATGGCTAAAAAAGCCAAAGAAATGGGAGCAAAAATCGCTTTGATATCTTCTAACGATAAAGACGGGATAGCGGAACTTGCAGACGTTGTAATTACGGTAGGGGCACAGACAAAAGATAAGTCCGACAGCGGAAGTTCAATACAGCCTATGGGTACATTATTTGAACAGGGGTTACTTCTTGTATGTGATTCCGTAATACTCGATATCATGGAAGACCTTGATACCGACGGAGCCGAAATGTACAAAAACCATGCAAATTTAGAATAA
- a CDS encoding N-acetylmuramoyl-L-alanine amidase family protein translates to MAKKLKKEGYNVIYTRKPYKKLSFKNLRELSKYANKKNPDLFVSIHHNSSTSKKAKGYAVYYSTYKKYLDNKGLYVKIYSKKYGSGRKYYKVSKIKYSKSGSPTIYFKFGKKTKKISPSTGLRYNIIDKSPCASAVNTKKAASYVSKEIKTSKILRPFEGGLVENDFIVTSETNAPSFMLEAGFVSNKSELNKLKNSKFRDKYTTCLVKGINKYFGVK, encoded by the coding sequence TTGGCGAAGAAGCTTAAAAAAGAAGGGTATAATGTCATATATACAAGAAAACCATATAAAAAATTATCATTTAAAAATTTAAGGGAGCTTTCAAAATACGCCAATAAAAAAAATCCGGACTTATTCGTCAGTATTCATCATAATTCGAGTACATCAAAGAAAGCAAAGGGATATGCAGTGTATTATTCCACATATAAAAAGTACCTTGATAATAAAGGATTATACGTAAAAATCTATTCAAAGAAATATGGAAGCGGCAGGAAGTATTATAAAGTAAGCAAAATAAAATACTCAAAATCGGGAAGTCCTACAATATATTTTAAGTTTGGTAAGAAGACAAAGAAAATCAGTCCGTCAACGGGACTTAGATATAACATTATAGATAAATCTCCCTGTGCAAGTGCCGTTAACACGAAAAAAGCCGCATCTTATGTAAGTAAAGAGATAAAAACATCTAAGATACTCCGACCTTTCGAAGGCGGTTTGGTTGAAAATGATTTTATAGTTACTTCGGAAACAAACGCTCCTTCTTTTATGCTTGAAGCGGGATTTGTATCCAATAAATCGGAACTTAATAAACTTAAGAATTCCAAATTCAGAGATAAATATACTACTTGTCTTGTTAAAGGAATAAACAAATATTTTGGGGTAAAATAA
- a CDS encoding NfeD family protein, giving the protein MNFTSENMILIWLILLVLFVVIEVLTTQLVSIWFAGGSLISLILSFLDVNIVIQVIVFFITSIIFLCITYPLYHKYVKSEIVPLNADSLIGMYAVVIKEINNKEAVGQVKVKGQVWSALNEIDEIIPEGEEVKIIKIEGVHVIVQKKEKERG; this is encoded by the coding sequence ATGAATTTTACAAGTGAAAACATGATACTTATTTGGCTGATACTTCTGGTTTTATTTGTTGTAATAGAAGTTTTGACCACTCAGCTTGTATCCATTTGGTTTGCCGGAGGCTCTTTGATATCTCTTATACTAAGCTTTTTGGATGTTAATATCGTGATACAGGTAATAGTATTTTTTATAACATCCATAATATTCTTATGTATAACTTATCCGCTGTATCACAAATATGTTAAAAGTGAAATCGTACCTTTGAATGCGGATAGTTTGATAGGGATGTATGCGGTAGTTATAAAGGAGATAAATAATAAGGAAGCTGTAGGGCAGGTTAAAGTCAAGGGACAGGTATGGTCGGCTCTTAATGAAATCGACGAAATAATTCCCGAAGGCGAAGAAGTAAAGATCATAAAAATCGAAGGCGTACATGTCATCGTACAAAAAAAAGAAAAAGAAAGAGGTTAG
- a CDS encoding SPFH domain-containing protein, whose protein sequence is MFAILLFIILIVFIMAVLVLNVKIVAQSYAYVIERLGSYRTTWETGLHIKIPFIEVVAKKVSLKEQVIDFPPQPVITKDNVTMQIDTVVYFQITDPKLYTYGVERPIQAIEVLTATTLRNIIGDMELDETLTSRDVVNTKLRVILDEATDPWGIKVNRVELKNILPPREIQDAMEKQMKAERERRESILRAEGEKKSAILIAEGEKEAAILRAEASKQSKIKEAEGNAEAVIKMQEANAEGIRMINEAKAGQEYIALKSLETFSEVSKGKSTKIIIPSEIQNMAGLLSSLKETVIDGDIEENEAKEAKKEQ, encoded by the coding sequence ATGTTCGCAATTTTATTATTCATTATTCTTATAGTATTTATTATGGCAGTGCTTGTATTAAACGTTAAAATCGTTGCACAGTCATATGCTTACGTAATAGAAAGGCTCGGTTCCTACAGGACAACATGGGAAACGGGACTTCACATCAAGATACCTTTCATTGAAGTCGTTGCAAAGAAAGTATCTTTAAAAGAGCAGGTTATCGACTTCCCGCCTCAGCCGGTTATAACGAAAGATAACGTAACTATGCAGATTGATACTGTAGTGTATTTTCAAATAACAGACCCTAAACTTTATACTTACGGGGTTGAAAGACCAATACAGGCTATCGAAGTACTTACTGCAACTACACTTAGAAATATCATAGGGGATATGGAGCTTGATGAAACTTTGACAAGCAGGGATGTAGTAAATACAAAGCTTAGAGTTATTCTTGATGAAGCTACAGACCCATGGGGAATAAAAGTAAACAGAGTAGAACTTAAGAATATCCTTCCTCCTAGAGAAATCCAGGATGCAATGGAAAAACAGATGAAGGCTGAAAGAGAAAGAAGAGAAAGTATCCTTAGAGCCGAAGGTGAAAAGAAGAGTGCCATACTCATCGCCGAAGGTGAAAAGGAAGCGGCTATCCTTAGAGCCGAAGCATCAAAACAAAGTAAGATAAAAGAAGCCGAAGGTAATGCTGAAGCTGTAATCAAAATGCAGGAAGCCAATGCCGAAGGTATCAGGATGATAAACGAAGCAAAGGCGGGACAGGAATATATCGCACTTAAATCTCTTGAAACATTCTCTGAAGTTTCAAAGGGTAAATCTACAAAAATTATCATTCCTTCCGAAATCCAAAATATGGCAGGTTTGTTATCTTCTTTAAAAGAAACCGTAATAGACGGCGATATCGAAGAAAACGAAGCAAAAGAAGCTAAGAAGGAACAATAA
- a CDS encoding type II 3-dehydroquinate dehydratase — translation MSKKVLVINGPNINMLGRREKDLYGKEDYAYLCDIINKKANELDYEVEMYQSNSEGSIITKIQQSLDEADDIIINPAAYTHTSVGILDALKMFKGKIIEVHISDISEREEFRKHSYVSYVATKRIIGKGLEGYLLALEEL, via the coding sequence ATGTCAAAAAAAGTTCTTGTTATAAACGGACCGAATATCAATATGCTGGGCAGAAGAGAAAAGGATCTTTACGGAAAAGAAGATTATGCCTATCTGTGTGATATTATCAACAAAAAAGCAAATGAACTTGATTATGAAGTGGAGATGTATCAGTCCAACAGTGAGGGAAGTATCATAACGAAGATACAGCAGTCTCTCGATGAAGCGGATGATATAATCATCAATCCCGCGGCTTATACGCATACTTCTGTTGGTATCCTTGATGCACTGAAAATGTTCAAAGGAAAAATCATTGAAGTTCATATAAGTGATATAAGCGAGAGGGAAGAGTTTAGGAAACATTCTTATGTGTCTTATGTCGCTACAAAGAGGATCATCGGAAAAGGGCTTGAAGGTTATCTTTTGGCTTTGGAAGAATTATAA